In Paenibacillus sp. BIC5C1, a genomic segment contains:
- a CDS encoding DivIVA domain-containing protein, producing MPLTPLDIHNKEFSRRLRGYDEDEVNEFLDQVIKDYEGVIRENKELSNQLLSVQEKLDHFATIEETLSKTIIIAQEAADDVKNNAKKEAQLIVKEAEKNADRIVNESLSKSRKIALEVEELKKQASIYRARFRTLVEAQLELLTQDGWEALESREQEVRDREREMKEIY from the coding sequence ATGCCATTAACGCCGCTGGACATACACAACAAGGAATTTTCCCGACGTTTGCGCGGGTATGACGAGGATGAGGTCAATGAATTCCTGGATCAAGTCATCAAAGATTACGAAGGCGTCATTCGCGAAAACAAAGAGCTGAGCAATCAGTTGCTGTCCGTTCAGGAGAAGCTTGATCATTTTGCAACGATTGAAGAGACGCTGAGCAAAACGATCATCATTGCGCAGGAAGCTGCGGATGATGTGAAGAACAATGCGAAAAAAGAAGCACAGTTGATCGTGAAGGAAGCCGAGAAAAATGCGGACCGGATCGTAAACGAATCTTTGTCTAAATCACGCAAAATTGCTTTGGAAGTCGAAGAGCTGAAAAAGCAGGCGTCCATCTATCGTGCCCGTTTCCGTACACTTGTGGAAGCACAGCTTGAATTGTTGACTCAGGATGGTTGGGAAGCGCTGGAGAGCCGGGAGCAGGAAGTCCGTGACCGTGAGCGGGAAATGAAGGAAATTTATTAG
- a CDS encoding RNA-binding protein — MSGEIYEHFSHDERDFVDKASDWVERAGKYHDMKLTDFLDPRQVFILQTLVNRRDDVQIRLDGGYETAERKRALIAPDYRYLDDEDMGMQVMSITSDDQKIKELEHGDYMGALLGLGMKRGKIGDIQVLEDGCHTVVASETGAFLSLQLNQVHRVHVFTELLALDQLKWSESKLETMDITVASLRLDGICADVYRLSRSKVLVPIKAGRCRVNWKVEEDPSKALKAGDVVSIQGFGRFKVMEQDGLTKKGRCRVKIGKFA; from the coding sequence ATGAGCGGTGAGATTTACGAGCATTTTAGTCATGATGAGCGGGATTTTGTGGATAAAGCCTCAGACTGGGTTGAACGGGCAGGTAAGTATCATGACATGAAGCTAACTGACTTTCTTGATCCCAGGCAGGTCTTTATTTTACAAACACTTGTGAACCGTCGAGATGATGTACAGATTCGTCTGGATGGTGGTTATGAAACAGCTGAACGTAAGCGTGCGCTGATTGCACCGGATTATCGGTATCTGGACGATGAGGATATGGGTATGCAGGTGATGAGCATTACGTCTGACGATCAGAAAATCAAAGAGCTGGAGCATGGGGACTATATGGGTGCCCTGCTCGGGCTTGGCATGAAACGTGGCAAGATCGGTGATATTCAAGTGCTGGAGGACGGGTGCCATACGGTGGTGGCGTCGGAAACCGGCGCTTTTTTATCGCTTCAACTGAATCAAGTACACCGGGTACATGTGTTTACGGAGCTGTTGGCACTGGATCAGCTGAAATGGTCCGAGAGCAAGCTGGAGACGATGGACATTACCGTGGCTTCCCTGCGTTTAGATGGCATCTGTGCAGATGTGTATCGGCTTAGTCGCAGTAAAGTTCTCGTTCCGATCAAGGCTGGCCGTTGTCGTGTGAATTGGAAAGTGGAGGAAGATCCGTCCAAAGCGCTGAAGGCGGGAGATGTGGTATCCATTCAAGGATTTGGTCGATTCAAGGTGATGGAACAGGATGGGTTGACCAAAAAGGGACGCTGCCGCGTAAAAATCGGCAAATTTGCCTAA
- a CDS encoding YggT family protein, with protein MYQIESVLYTLYQIYFYMVIVYILMSWLPNARESFIGEWLGKFVEPYLRPFRRFIPPLFGVLDISPIVALIVLQLALNGLISVLRYFVY; from the coding sequence TTGTACCAGATTGAAAGCGTGTTGTACACGTTATACCAGATTTACTTTTACATGGTCATTGTCTACATATTGATGTCATGGCTTCCCAACGCACGGGAGAGCTTCATCGGTGAATGGCTAGGTAAGTTTGTGGAACCATATTTGAGACCTTTCCGCCGATTTATTCCGCCTTTGTTCGGTGTGTTGGATATTTCACCGATTGTGGCGTTGATCGTTCTTCAACTCGCGCTTAATGGGCTGATCTCCGTCCTCCGATACTTTGTATATTAA
- a CDS encoding cell division protein SepF codes for MGVMNKFMNFLGLQEEEEIVERERMAAQEEHDPDQQEAETSSLDKRRNQRGNNVVSIHSQKNVKVVLYEPRSYDEAQEIADHLRSHRTVVVNLQRVRQDQALRVIDFLSGTVYALGGGISKIGGNIFLCTPDTVEIQGSITEILADSEQDYNRMR; via the coding sequence ATGGGCGTAATGAATAAGTTTATGAATTTCCTCGGGCTTCAGGAAGAGGAAGAGATTGTGGAACGTGAGCGTATGGCGGCACAAGAGGAACATGATCCTGATCAACAGGAAGCTGAAACCTCAAGTCTCGATAAACGTAGAAACCAAAGGGGTAATAATGTGGTGAGCATTCATTCCCAGAAAAATGTTAAAGTCGTCCTTTATGAACCGCGTTCTTATGACGAAGCACAAGAGATTGCTGACCATCTGCGCTCCCATCGTACCGTTGTCGTTAACCTGCAGCGGGTGCGTCAGGATCAGGCTCTGCGCGTCATTGATTTTTTGAGTGGCACAGTGTACGCACTGGGCGGCGGTATTTCAAAAATTGGCGGCAACATTTTTCTCTGTACGCCAGATACGGTTGAAATTCAGGGTTCAATTACGGAAATACTGGCTGACAGCGAGCAAGATTATAACAGAATGAGGTGA
- a CDS encoding YggS family pyridoxal phosphate-dependent enzyme produces the protein MSLEERIQLVNQKIEAACQRSGRQREDVNVIAVTKYVSLETTGAVLDHGLEHIGENRWQDAQAKWEAFGQQGTWHFIGHLQTNKVKDVIGKFRYIHSLDRLSLAKELDKKAASLGIQVETLLQVNISGEESKFGLQPEQASSFLREISSFNNLKVIGLMTMAPHEEDPELTRPVFRGLRELRDHLNGQALTAEPLTELSMGMSNDFEVAIEEGATWVRLGSILVGKEEGSQWA, from the coding sequence GTGTCATTGGAGGAGCGTATACAACTAGTAAATCAGAAGATCGAAGCCGCGTGTCAGCGCAGTGGCCGTCAACGTGAAGATGTCAATGTGATTGCTGTCACGAAATACGTCTCACTTGAAACAACGGGAGCTGTGCTGGACCACGGTCTTGAGCATATTGGCGAAAACCGCTGGCAGGATGCACAAGCGAAATGGGAAGCATTCGGTCAGCAGGGAACCTGGCATTTTATCGGTCATTTACAGACGAATAAGGTGAAGGACGTCATCGGTAAATTCCGTTACATACATTCACTGGATCGTTTGTCCCTGGCCAAGGAGTTGGATAAAAAGGCGGCGTCTCTTGGCATCCAGGTGGAAACACTATTGCAGGTAAACATTTCGGGTGAAGAAAGCAAGTTTGGCTTGCAGCCTGAACAGGCGAGTTCCTTTTTGCGTGAAATCAGTTCGTTCAACAACCTGAAGGTCATCGGCCTGATGACCATGGCACCCCATGAGGAAGATCCGGAGCTTACACGTCCCGTGTTTCGCGGACTGCGTGAGCTTAGAGACCATTTGAATGGACAAGCTTTAACAGCGGAGCCATTGACCGAGTTGTCGATGGGCATGTCCAATGATTTTGAAGTGGCGATTGAAGAAGGGGCAACCTGGGTTCGGCTTGGATCGATTCTCGTAGGAAAAGAGGAGGGTTCGCAATGGGCGTAA
- the pgeF gene encoding peptidoglycan editing factor PgeF: MEPFILDKEIRSGSQNSDWGPDPLLLYVEPWKLQFKHMNAGFTTRQGGVGSTPYASLNCAYHVGDDPADVLNNRKLVAEKLGFPLESWTCGEQVHGNHVAVITAQERGKGLLDRQSALQDTDGLITNVPGVLLTSFYADCVPLYFYDPVQQAVGLAHAGWKGTVAGIAESMVEKMEQEYGSRRQDIHAAIGPSIGDCCYEVDEAVMQHVRVWLDHSSGNDEYKNSASNQVYRAAGNGKTMLNLKECNRHIMMKAGILPDHIECTTWCTSCNPELFFSYRKENGITGRMASWIGLEER; this comes from the coding sequence ATGGAACCGTTTATTTTGGATAAGGAAATACGGTCGGGAAGCCAGAACTCAGATTGGGGTCCTGACCCGTTGTTATTATATGTGGAGCCGTGGAAATTGCAGTTTAAGCATATGAATGCCGGTTTTACGACAAGGCAAGGCGGTGTCGGAAGCACACCTTACGCCAGTCTAAACTGCGCCTATCATGTTGGTGATGATCCGGCTGACGTGCTGAATAATCGTAAACTTGTAGCTGAAAAGCTGGGTTTTCCTTTGGAATCCTGGACTTGTGGAGAACAGGTACACGGTAACCATGTCGCTGTAATCACGGCTCAAGAGCGGGGCAAAGGTTTGCTGGATCGACAGTCTGCATTACAGGATACGGATGGGTTGATCACTAATGTGCCTGGTGTGCTGCTGACTTCCTTTTATGCAGATTGTGTACCCCTTTATTTCTATGACCCCGTACAACAAGCGGTGGGGCTAGCTCATGCCGGATGGAAAGGTACAGTTGCCGGTATAGCCGAATCGATGGTCGAAAAGATGGAGCAGGAATATGGAAGTCGCAGACAGGATATCCATGCTGCAATAGGTCCCTCCATTGGGGATTGCTGTTATGAAGTGGATGAAGCGGTTATGCAGCATGTACGGGTTTGGCTGGACCACTCCTCGGGTAATGATGAATACAAGAACTCTGCATCCAATCAAGTATATCGAGCTGCCGGAAATGGCAAAACGATGTTAAACTTGAAAGAATGCAATCGACACATTATGATGAAAGCAGGAATATTGCCGGATCATATCGAATGTACAACTTGGTGTACAAGCTGCAATCCCGAGCTATTTTTCTCGTATCGTAAAGAAAATGGCATTACCGGGAGAATGGCGAGCTGGATTGGGCTGGAAGAGAGGTGA
- a CDS encoding YlmC/YmxH family sporulation protein — protein sequence MKVNTGEAAGSGMKISDFQTKDVINITDGKRLGQISDLELDLKQGRIEAIVVPGYSRFMGLFGGGTDLVIPWRNIVKIGSDVILVKMDEIKETNYDERDREARLYDEQNGRMDRVERIERLNRNQRRTI from the coding sequence ATGAAAGTGAACACAGGTGAAGCGGCGGGTAGCGGGATGAAAATTTCGGATTTTCAAACCAAAGATGTTATTAACATAACGGATGGCAAAAGACTGGGTCAGATTAGCGATTTGGAGCTGGATCTGAAGCAGGGACGAATTGAAGCGATTGTTGTACCAGGCTACAGTCGTTTTATGGGGCTGTTCGGCGGGGGAACGGATCTGGTCATCCCTTGGAGAAATATTGTGAAGATCGGTTCGGATGTCATTTTGGTTAAAATGGATGAAATTAAGGAAACTAACTACGATGAGCGCGACCGTGAAGCCCGGTTGTATGACGAACAGAACGGCCGGATGGACCGGGTCGAACGTATTGAACGTTTAAATCGGAACCAGCGCCGGACGATATAA
- the sigG gene encoding RNA polymerase sporulation sigma factor SigG, giving the protein MTRNKVEICGVDTAKLPVLTNTEMRELFHSLQQHHDRSAREKLVNGNLRLVLSVIQRFNNRGEFVDDLFQVGCIGLMKAIDNFDLSQNVKFSTYAVPMIIGEIRRYLRDNNPIRVSRSLRDIAYKALQVRDSLTNKNSREPTIFEISEVLNVPKEDVVFALDAIQDPVSLFEPIYHDGGDPIYVMDQISDDKNKDVSWIEEIALREAMHRLGQREKMILSMRFFEGKTQMEVADEIGISQAQVSRLEKSAIQQMQKHVKS; this is encoded by the coding sequence ATGACCCGAAACAAAGTCGAGATTTGTGGCGTGGACACCGCAAAATTGCCTGTCCTCACCAACACAGAAATGCGGGAATTGTTTCATTCCCTTCAGCAACACCATGATCGCTCAGCAAGAGAGAAATTAGTGAATGGCAACCTGCGTCTTGTGCTCAGTGTCATTCAGCGCTTTAACAATCGGGGAGAGTTTGTCGATGATCTGTTCCAGGTTGGATGTATTGGCCTGATGAAAGCCATTGATAATTTTGATTTATCCCAAAATGTCAAATTTTCAACCTACGCGGTGCCGATGATTATCGGTGAAATCCGTCGATACCTGCGCGATAATAACCCAATTCGGGTATCTCGCTCCTTGCGGGACATTGCTTATAAAGCACTTCAGGTGCGTGATAGCCTGACGAATAAAAATTCCCGTGAACCGACGATATTCGAAATTTCTGAGGTACTGAATGTGCCGAAGGAAGATGTGGTTTTTGCATTGGATGCCATTCAAGACCCGGTTTCGCTCTTCGAACCGATCTATCATGATGGTGGAGATCCAATCTATGTGATGGATCAGATCAGTGATGACAAAAACAAGGATGTATCCTGGATTGAGGAAATTGCACTGCGTGAAGCGATGCACCGTCTCGGTCAAAGGGAGAAAATGATTCTGTCGATGCGGTTTTTCGAAGGGAAAACCCAGATGGAAGTGGCTGATGAAATTGGTATTTCCCAGGCGCAGGTATCCCGTCTGGAGAAATCAGCGATACAACAAATGCAGAAACATGTGAAGTCTTAA
- the sigE gene encoding RNA polymerase sporulation sigma factor SigE, protein MLVKWKLVAQLQYYRLLFLLGLKSEEIYYIGGSEALPPPLTREEEEFLLQKLSSGDSAIRAMLIERNLRLVVYIARKFENTGINIEDLVSIGAIGLIKAVNTFDPEKKIKLATYASRCIENEILMYLRRNSKIRTEVSFDEPLNIDWDGNELLLSDVLGTENDTIYRNIEEQVDRKLLHKALEKLTERERMIMELRFGLTDGEEKTQKDVADLLGISQSYISRLEKRIIKRLRKEFNKMV, encoded by the coding sequence ATGCTTGTAAAATGGAAACTGGTGGCGCAGCTGCAGTACTATCGTTTATTATTTCTGCTTGGTTTGAAAAGTGAAGAGATTTATTATATCGGAGGCAGTGAGGCGCTGCCGCCCCCATTAACACGTGAAGAAGAAGAATTTTTGTTGCAAAAGTTGTCTTCTGGGGATTCGGCGATTCGTGCCATGCTGATTGAACGGAACCTGCGACTGGTGGTATACATCGCACGCAAATTCGAAAATACAGGTATCAATATCGAGGATCTGGTCTCCATCGGTGCAATCGGTTTGATTAAAGCCGTTAATACGTTTGACCCGGAAAAGAAAATTAAGCTGGCAACCTATGCTTCCCGTTGTATCGAAAATGAAATATTGATGTACCTGAGACGCAACAGTAAAATTCGTACAGAAGTTTCTTTTGATGAACCACTCAATATTGATTGGGATGGAAATGAACTATTATTATCCGATGTACTGGGTACTGAGAACGATACAATCTATCGGAATATCGAAGAACAGGTAGACCGGAAGCTTTTGCATAAAGCATTGGAAAAATTAACGGAGCGGGAGCGAATGATTATGGAGCTTCGCTTTGGCTTGACGGATGGGGAAGAAAAGACACAAAAAGATGTCGCCGATCTGCTTGGAATCTCCCAATCCTATATCTCTCGTCTCGAAAAAAGAATCATTAAAAGACTCCGTAAGGAGTTCAACAAGATGGTCTGA
- the spoIIGA gene encoding sigma-E processing peptidase SpoIIGA — protein sequence MVVYVDLIFLTNLCIDGALIGLTAWMRKTKLVWWRWLLSAIVGALYVVMMFVPEFDFMFTFLIKFGLSLVMLGIAFGFKGLQAFMRTLGTFYVINFVAAGGILGVHYMLQSSGELFNGIWFTASGGMSFDLKIAFGFTFVVFFAVLFLFKAVQSSKRKTDRMTTYLGKVEVSIDEVTISCTGLLDTGNQLTDPLSRMPVMVMEVSLWQDMLPAAWKGRLKDEAPDNLIMELDQEDFHWQDRLRLVPYRGINKGTAFMLAMKPDRVKVTMDEMCYETTKVLIGLDGGVLSSDGKYQAVIHPELVQDAASAQSTAISAGATEKPLNVV from the coding sequence GTGGTTGTATATGTGGATCTTATTTTTTTGACGAACCTGTGTATTGACGGTGCACTCATCGGACTGACGGCCTGGATGCGCAAAACGAAGCTGGTCTGGTGGAGATGGTTGCTGTCCGCAATCGTGGGTGCGCTGTATGTCGTCATGATGTTTGTACCGGAGTTTGATTTTATGTTCACCTTTTTAATCAAGTTTGGATTGTCTCTGGTGATGCTAGGTATTGCATTTGGGTTTAAGGGTCTTCAGGCATTTATGAGGACTTTGGGTACCTTCTATGTAATCAATTTTGTCGCCGCAGGGGGAATTCTGGGTGTGCACTACATGCTGCAAAGCTCTGGGGAATTGTTCAACGGCATTTGGTTTACGGCATCAGGTGGAATGTCTTTTGATCTGAAAATTGCCTTCGGGTTCACGTTTGTCGTCTTTTTTGCTGTGCTTTTTCTATTCAAAGCGGTGCAGAGCTCGAAACGAAAAACAGACCGAATGACAACGTACTTGGGTAAAGTGGAGGTTTCTATTGACGAGGTGACTATTTCTTGTACAGGCCTTCTGGATACAGGAAATCAGCTCACAGACCCCCTTTCACGTATGCCCGTCATGGTAATGGAAGTATCGTTATGGCAAGACATGCTGCCTGCTGCATGGAAGGGCAGGTTGAAGGATGAGGCGCCGGACAACCTTATCATGGAGCTCGATCAGGAGGATTTTCACTGGCAGGATCGTTTAAGGCTTGTGCCCTATCGAGGCATTAACAAAGGAACTGCCTTTATGCTGGCGATGAAGCCAGACCGGGTGAAGGTAACGATGGATGAGATGTGTTATGAGACGACAAAGGTATTAATAGGGTTGGACGGAGGCGTACTGTCATCCGATGGAAAATACCAGGCCGTGATTCACCCTGAGCTTGTGCAAGACGCTGCTTCTGCGCAGTCTACGGCTATCTCTGCGGGAGCAACAGAAAAGCCGCTGAATGTGGTATAG
- the ftsZ gene encoding cell division protein FtsZ, with protein sequence MLEFDFEMESLAQIKVIGVGGGGSNAVNRMIENGVQGVEFITVNTDAQALHLAKSEHKLQIGDKLTRGLGAGANPDVGKKAAEESRDLIMNTLKGADMVFVTAGMGGGTGTGAAPVIAEIAKECGALTVGVVTRPFTFEGRKRSSHAEQGIEALKEKVDTLIVIPNDRLLEIVDKKTPMLEAFRQADNVLRQAVQGISDLIAVPGLINLDFADVKTIMHERGSALMGIGESTGENRAAEAARKAIMSPLLETSIEGARGVIMNITGGINLSLYEVNEAAEIVTSASDPEVNMIFGAIIDEDLKEEIKVTVIATGFEDKPASPPPGRKPAPASEPADNRSPNLRPFGNQPSNDQLDIPTFLRNRSRNNNND encoded by the coding sequence ATGTTGGAATTTGATTTCGAGATGGAGAGCTTGGCTCAAATTAAAGTCATCGGTGTAGGCGGCGGCGGAAGCAATGCAGTCAACCGTATGATCGAAAACGGTGTACAAGGTGTAGAATTTATTACGGTAAATACGGACGCTCAGGCGTTACACCTTGCAAAATCCGAGCATAAATTGCAAATCGGTGATAAATTAACCCGTGGTCTTGGCGCTGGCGCCAACCCGGATGTAGGTAAAAAAGCAGCGGAAGAATCCCGTGATTTGATCATGAACACCTTGAAAGGTGCAGACATGGTATTTGTTACAGCAGGTATGGGCGGCGGAACTGGTACAGGTGCGGCTCCGGTTATTGCCGAAATCGCCAAAGAGTGCGGTGCACTTACCGTGGGTGTAGTTACTCGCCCGTTCACATTTGAAGGACGTAAACGTTCCAGCCATGCAGAGCAAGGTATTGAAGCTCTCAAGGAAAAAGTGGACACGCTGATCGTCATTCCAAATGATCGTTTGCTTGAGATTGTAGACAAAAAGACACCAATGCTTGAAGCGTTCCGTCAAGCAGATAATGTGCTCCGTCAAGCCGTACAAGGTATCTCTGACTTGATCGCTGTACCGGGTCTGATCAACCTTGACTTTGCAGACGTGAAAACGATCATGCACGAGCGTGGATCTGCGCTGATGGGTATTGGTGAATCAACTGGCGAGAACCGTGCTGCAGAAGCGGCACGTAAAGCGATCATGAGTCCTTTGCTGGAAACTTCCATCGAAGGTGCACGTGGTGTCATCATGAACATTACGGGTGGCATTAATCTGTCCCTGTATGAAGTCAATGAAGCAGCTGAGATCGTTACGTCAGCTTCTGATCCGGAAGTGAACATGATCTTTGGTGCCATCATTGATGAGGATCTGAAGGAGGAAATCAAAGTAACGGTCATTGCGACTGGTTTTGAAGATAAACCTGCTTCCCCACCACCAGGGCGTAAACCGGCTCCAGCAAGTGAGCCTGCGGATAACCGTTCGCCGAACCTGCGTCCGTTCGGAAATCAGCCGAGCAATGATCAGCTGGATATTCCGACATTTTTGCGCAATCGTTCACGTAATAATAACAACGATTAA